One Drechmeria coniospora strain ARSEF 6962 chromosome 01, whole genome shotgun sequence genomic region harbors:
- a CDS encoding Glycoside hydrolase, family 76 produces MKFSSPFAAATLLSVAALAQATSQFSIESDEAIRKTSSLLAWDMLQYYRGNLSGHTPGILPGPPPAGDYYWWQAGAMWGALIDYWHWTGDSTYNDLVMQSMQFQVGEGKNYMPINVTASLGNDDQAFWGMAALRAAEYGFPNPPPDRPSWLGLAQTVFETQASPDRHDKTCGGGLRWQIPFANNGYDYKNSIANGCLFNMGARLARYTGNKTYADWAVRTWDWMEEVGFLNKKYGIYDGANVTTNCTAYNKAEFSYNNAVFAEGAAFMYNFAESCGRSSIAKADSIPLLRQTGLELWKSRTERLVDYGLGRFLPDGIAIESACENTGCKTDMYTYKGFFHRWYATITQIAPFLGPKILPPLKTSAQAAIKQCTGGALGRQCGFKWLTGVYDGNTGHGQEMSVLGAVSALLIEKATPPMTIHTGGTSKEDTRKPGAWSSESRRATVADKVGAGFLTVILMAVVCGMLGWISI; encoded by the exons atgaAGTTCTCGTCGCCGTTCGCTGCGGCCACGCTCCTTTCCGTGGCCGCTCTGGCCCAAGCAACGTCTCAGTTTTCCATCGAATCAGATG AGGCCATCAGGAAGACGTCGAGCCTGCTGGCTTGGGACATGCTGCAGTACTATCGCGGCAACCTCTCGGGTCATACACCCGGTATCCTCCCCGGACCACCGCCCGCCGGTGACTACTACTGGTGGCAGGCCGGAGCCATGTGGGGGGCCTTGATCGATTACTGGCATTGGACCGGAGATTCGACGTACAACGACCTCGTCATGCAGTCGATGCAGTTTCAGGTCGGCGAAGGGAAGAATTACATGCCCATCAACGTCACAGCCTcgctcggcaacgacgatCAGGCATTCTGGGGCATGGCCGCTCTGAGGGCAGCCGAGTACGGCTTCCCGAATCCGCCGCCCGACAGGCCCTCCTGGCTAGGCCTCGCCCAGACCGTGTTCGAGACGCAGGCGTCCCCGGATAGGCACGACAAGACCTGCGGTGGTGGCTTGCGATGGCAGATTCCCTTTGCCAACAATGGCTATGACTACAAGAACA GCATTGCCAACGGATGCTTGTTCAACATGGGCGCCCGCCTGGCCCGGTACACCGGCAACAAGACCTACGCCGACTGGGCCGTCCGCACCTGGGACTGGATGGAGGAGGTTGGCTTCTTGAACAAAAAGTACGGCATATACGATGGCGCGAACGTGACGACCAACTGCACGGCTTACAACAAGGCCGAGTTTTCCTACAACAACGCCGTCtttgccgagggcgccgccttCATGTACAACTTT GCCGAGTCCTGTGGCCGGTCGTCCATTGCCAAAGCTGACAGCATCCCTCTTCTGCGGCAGACGGGACTGGAACTGTGGAAGAGTCGAACGGAGAGGCTTGTCGActacggcctcggccgattCCTacccgacggcatcgccatcgagaGCGCATGCGAGAACACCGGCTGCAAAACagacatgtacacctacaaggGCTTCTTCCACCGGTGGTACGCCACCATCACCCAGATCGCGCCCTTCCTCGGTCCCAAGATCCTGCCACCACTTAAGACGTCGGCTCAAGCGGCCATCAAGCAGTGCAcaggcggcgccctcggccgtcagtGCGGTTTCAAGTGGCTCACCGGCGTCTATGACGGCAACACGGGCCACGGCCAGGAGATGAGCGTCCTAGGTGCCGTCTCCGCCCTCCTCATCGAGAAGGCGACGCCACCTATGACGATTCACACCGGCGGCACCTCCAAGGAAGACACGAGAAAGCCGGGAGCATGGTCTAGTGAATCGCGGCGTGCCACGGTAGCAGACAAAGTCGGCGCCGGATTCTTGACCGTCATCCTCATGGCAGTTGTCTGCGGCATGTTGGGATGGATCAGCATTTGA
- a CDS encoding benomyl/methotrexate resistance protein produces MGTITRILSRPVNKPFRTKHLRQHDKDVPPYLNANGNVDFGPGDVENPHNWSTARRWGVTVAAVMLVMNATFASSSPSGCLPSIAGEFGISVEAAGLTISLFLLGYCAGPLVFAPLSELYGRRWIFYITFTLYIAFNFLCAFAPTFASLLVGRFITGTLVSAPLSNAPGVLADLWDPLERGNAMAGFSAMVWIGPALGPVISGFLQLTRNWRWSFYVLIWLGAATWLLMLTIPETHGPTILRHKAERIREAALPGYEDVKAPAEEQDRSLRTVYKVALTRPWIILFDPISFLCAIYLAVVYTLLYMLFSIYPIVFQEKRGWNAGVGQLPLIGTVVGAVIGSLVVLYDTRRHVKKVENGTLSVADLEPEHRLPLGMVGGVGFAITMFWLAWSAEFNSVHWIVPTLAGVFLSASLLLIFVAYLGYLVDTYLMYAASAIAANTIFRSACGAAAPLFTHQMFDAMGVGGGGSLIAAVATVLAIIPFMFYKYGKRIRARSRFAPTKAKMELKVADEEAPRATDVDSGSQSHGESEVSSTAPTKPSTPPGGEGELERIDVAPVPSAGEKETAG; encoded by the exons ATGGGCACCATCACCCGCATCCTTTCACGGCCCGTCAACAAGCCGTTCCGAACGAAGCATCTCCGTCAGCACGACAAAGATGTGCCCCCTTACCTCAACGCCAACGGCAATGTCGACTTCGGccccggcgacgtcgagaacCCGCACAACTGGTCGACGGCCCGCCGCTggggcgtcaccgtcgctgccgtcatGCTCGTCATGAACGCCACCTTTGCTTCTTCCTCCCCGAGCGGCTGCCTACCGAGCATCGCCGGCGAGTTCGGAATctccgtcgaggccgccggcctcaCCATcagcctcttcctcctcggctaCTGTGCCGGCCCGCTCGTTTTTGCGCCTTTGAGCGAGCTCTACGGCCGCCGCTGGATCTTCTACATCACCTTCACCCTCTACATTGCCTTTAATTTTCTCTGCGCCTTCGCTCCGACCTTTGCaagcctcctcgtcggccgcttcATCACCGGAACGCTCGTCTCCGCGCCCTTGAGTAACGCTCCCGGCGTCCTCGCTGACCTCTGGGACCCGCTCGAGAGAGGCAacgccatggccggcttCTCTGCCATGGTCTGGATCGGCCCCGCTCTCGGGCCCGTCATTTCCGGCTTTCTCCAGCTCACGAGGAACTGGCGATGGAGCTTCTACGTTCTCATCTGGCTCGGCGCCGCTACCTGGCTCCTCATGCTGACCATACCCGAAACGCACGGCCCAACCATCCTCCGTCACAAAGCCGAGCGCATCCGCGAGGCCGCCCTGCCCGGCTACGAGGACGTCAAGGCCCCTGCCGAGGAGCAGGACCGATCCCTCCGAACCGTCTACAAGGTGGCCTTGACGAGGCCATGGATTATCCTCTTCGACCCCATCTCCTTCCTCTGTGCCATTTATCTGGCCGTCGTCTACACCTTGCTTTACATGCTCTTCAGCATCTACCCCATCGTCTTCCAGGAGAAGCGCGGATGGAACGCCGGTGTCGGCCAGCTGCCCTTGATCggaaccgtcgtcggcgccgtcatcggcagcctcgtcgtcctctacGATACCCGACGCCACGTCAAGAAGGTCGAGAACGGTACGCTCAGCGTCGCCGATCTGGAGCCGGAGCATCGCCTGCCGCTCGGcatggtcggcggcgtcggcttcgccatTACCATGTTCTGGCTCGCCTGGTCGGCCGAGTTCAA TTCCGTCCACTGGATCGTTCCGACCCTAGCAGGCGTCTTCCTCTCGGCCTCCCTGCTGCTCATCTTCGTCGCCTACCTCGGCTACCTCGTCGATACGTACCTCATGTACGCCGcttccgccatcgccgccaacACCATCTTCCGCTCTGCATGTGGTGCGGCCGCACCGCTCTTCACGCACCAAATGTTTGACGCCATGGGTGTTGGCGGTGGAGGTagcctcatcgccgccgttgcgACCGTCCTAGCCATCATCCCCTTCATGTTctacaagtacggcaagCGCATCCGCGCCCGTAGCAGGTTCGCGCCGACCAAGGCGAAGATGGAGCTGAAGGTGGCGGACGAAGAGGCTCCGCGTGCAACGGATGTTGACTCTGGGAGTCAGTCCCACGGCGAGAGCGAAGTGAGTTCAACAGcaccgacgaagccgagtACGCCGCCCGGGGGGGAGGGTGAGCTTGAGCGGATTGACGTAGCCCCTGTCCCGAGCGCAGGAGAAAAAGAGACAGCCGGTTGA
- a CDS encoding putative peptidylarginine deiminase yields the protein MRPLSAVMVLALASCGIGALEATILADTNRDGKVDVQGKTDMSGKEIWTDGSGALFLPNIADTNGRCSSKITDDTSNKELDMCNDASDNVQRNPKYLAPVRTVPNPRLGDGAVGSVLVVESAAAALVRIFRKDRAGWEYVPANYTFTARALREGLHLGVDGRQVRTTAWDGRATIEFTVRDGRDEAKDRVALRVAPVLTHHHGQRAEQVLASAGDGTGRVQDKFVQDLTRQSARARVRLPLFAVNTTDIWTQDFFEPGYSSIPGPDGPVVLRIMIRSAQQEGRRVSGRIIYRELRSDTVGAVQQHVHGGTTDSMGNLETIPPHAHNGKSYPAGRAIVGSKKGVRPFVFHFLNAQEVQAPVEIDTTWLQVGHTDEFLQFLPAMNARGWLMMVSDPVAGLERLRVAQRSGHGSVSGFSRPRLSSDGNLRCSPTETIDDILGKANFSKVQEFSARNIEANVNVVKRETGIVDRDIIRVPTLFATMEQFPSCQLLGPIRAARAATILEVSAPRPIGRRHASNAVEVGAFYPNVINGVVMSDSQYVAPNPWGPVIDGQDILAAAVSAVYARANYTVTFMDDWFSHHLGFGEVHCGSNAVRDASARWW from the exons ATGCGGCCTCTCAGCGCTGTGATGGTTTTGGCACTGG CCAGCTGTggcatcggcgccctcgaAGCAACGATCCTCGCTGACACGAATcgcgacggcaaggtcgatGTGCAAGGGAAAACGGACATGTCTGGTAAGGAAATCTGGACCGACGGCTCCggcgccctcttcctccccaACATCGCCGACACGAACGGCCGGTGCTCGTCCAAGATCACCGATGATACCTCCAACAAGGAGCTCGACATGTGCAACGACGCCTCGGACAATGTACAGCGTAACCCCAAGTACCTGGCACCTGTTCGGACCGTCCCCAATCCACGCCTCGGCGATGGAGCTGTTGGCTCTGTGCTTGTCGTCgagagcgccgccgccgccttggtcCGAATCTTCCGCAAGGACAGAGCCGGCTGGGAGTACGTACCTGCAAACTACACGTTCACCGCCCGTGCTCTCAGAGAGGGCCTgcacctcggcgtcgacggccgccaagTGCGAACGACGGCCTGGGATGGTCGGGCGACGATCGAGTTCACCGTCAGAGACGGgagggacgaggccaaggatcGCGTCGCCCTGCGAGTTGCCCCGGTGTTGACCCACCACCACGGGCAGCGGGCTGAGCAGGTGTTGGCttcggccggcgacggcacgggAAGAGTGCAGGACAAATTTGTCCAGGATCTCACCCGTCAGTCCGCCCGGGCCCGCGTCAGGCTGCCGCTCTTTGCCGTCAACACGACCGACATCTGGACTCAAGACTTCTTCGAGCCCGGCTACAGCAGCATTCCCGGCCCCGACGGCCCCGTTGTCCTGCGCATCATGATCCGTTCTGCCCAACAGGAGGGCCGTCGCGTTTCCGGTCGCATCATCTACCGCGAGCTTCGATCCGATACGGTCGGAGCCGTCCAGCAGCACGTCCACGGAGGCACGACGGACTCGATGGGAAACCTCGAGACGATTCCGCCCCACGCTCACAATGGCAAGTCGTACCCTGCCGGCCGCGCCATCGTCGGATCGAAGAAGGGTGTGAGACCGTTCGTCTTCCACTTTCTCAACGCCCAGGAAGTCCAGGCCCCCGTGGAGATTGACACCACCTGGCTCCAGGTCGGACACACGGACGAGTTTCTGCAATTCCTGCCAGCCATGAACGCCCGTGGCTGGCTCATGATGGTCTCGGACCcggtcgccggcctcgagcgccttcgGGTCGCGCAAAGATCTGGCCACGGCTCCGTCAGCGGCTTCTCTCGCCCGAGGCTGTCGAGCGATGGCAACCTCCGCTGTTCCCCGACGGAGACGATTGACGACATCCTCGGCAAAGCCAACTTTTCGAAGGTCCAGGAGTTCAGCGCGAGGAACATCGAGGCCAATGTCAACGTCGTCAAGCGTGAGACTGGCATCGTTGACCGGGACATCATTCGCGTACCAACCCTCTTCGCCACGATGGAGCAGTTTCCCAGCTGCCAGCTGCTGGGACCAAtccgagctgctcgagcggcCACTATCCTCGAGGTCTCGGCTCCTCGGCCCATCGGTCGGCGCCATGCCtccaacgccgtcgaggtcggcgcctTCTACCCCAACGTcatcaacggcgtcgtcatgAGCGACTCGCAGTACGTTGCGCCGAACCCTTGGGGACCAGTCATCGACGGACAGGACATcttggccgcggccgtcTCTGCCGTCTACGCAAGGGCCAACTACACCGTCACTTTCATGGACGATTGGTTTTCGCACCATCTCGGCTTTGGAGAGGTCCATTGCGGCTCCAACGCAGTCCGCGATGCCTCGGCCCGATGGTGGTAA
- a CDS encoding gliotoxin biosynthesis protein GliK translates to MPPSTSDDGPSVAALDKTDLSNRHPRRGSYPPISSIPYTSVQRLTQAAEDAAPVGDADASDTVLYLAYGSNLSAETFLGMRKIRPLSQMNVSVPILQLTFDLPGVPYREPCFANVGFRDGPESERRGRPTAPAADPTRAGYEWDGHLMGVVYEVTQKDWRTIMRTEGAGSSYKEVAVPCIPLRSTLVGDAARPNRPPSFLARTLYASYVPDGGDDDAGRCRWWHRLTRGRQRPNPGYAQPSARYLKLLKDGAREHGLPDVYQQYLASLQPYTATHRRQKAGQLLFLTTWAPLLVFFLTMTNVLADETGKLPTWLASCVTGSFNLMWLSYDAVFKPIFGDGERTTAGPPRSDKERVPLLSNGHGPGP, encoded by the coding sequence atgccgccctcgacctcggacGACGGTCCGTCCGTCGCGGCCCTCGACAAGACCGATCTGTCGaaccgccatcctcgccgcggcTCCTACCCGCCCATTTCCTCCATACCCTACACCTCCGTCCAGAGGCTGacgcaggcggccgaggatgccgcccccgtcggcgacgccgacgcgtccGACACCGTCCTCTACCTCGCCTACGGGTCGAACCTCTCGGCCGAAACGTTCCTCGGCATGCGAAAGATCCGACCCCTCTCTCAGATGAACGTCTCGGTGCCGATACTGCAGCTCACCTTTGACCTCCCGGGGGTGCCCTACCGCGAGCCGTGCTTCGCCAACGTTGGGTTCCGAGACGGCCCCGAGAGCGAGCGGCGCGGCCGACCGACGGCCCCGGCCGCGGACCCGACGCGGGCCGGCTACGAGTGGGACGGCCACCTCATGGGCGTCGTCTACGAGGTGACGCAAAAGGATTGGCGAACCATCATGCGcaccgagggcgccggctcGAGCTACAAGGAAGTCGCCGTGCCCTGCATCCCGCTCCGGTCcacgctcgtcggcgacgccgcgagGCCGAACCGGCCGCCATCCTTTCTCGCGAGGACCCTCTACGCCTCGTAcgtgcccgacggcggcgacgacgacgccggaaGGTGCCGGTGGTGGCATCGCCTGACGCGCGGCCGACAGCGGCCGAATCCCGGCTACGCCCAGCCGAGCGCGCGCTACCTCAAGCTCCTCAAGGACGGCGCGAGGGAGCACGGCCTCCCCGACGTCTACCAGCAGTACCTCGCGTCCCTGCAGCCGTACACGGCGACGCACCGTCGGCAAAAGGCGGGCCAGCTCCTGTTCCTCACCACCTGGGCGCCCCTGctcgtcttcttcctcaCCATGACCAacgtgctcgccgacgagacgggcaAGCTCCCGACCTGGCTCGCCAGCTGCGTGACGGGAAGTTTCAACCTCATGTGGCTGAGCTACGACGCCGTCTTCAAGCCCATctttggcgatggcgagaggACCACCGCCGGGCCGCCTCGGTCGGACAAGGAACGGGTGCCGCTGCTGTCCAACGGGCACGGTCCCGGGCCGTAG
- a CDS encoding Glycerol-3-phosphate dehydrogenase, whose translation MAGSALLGGHSKKHKVTVVGSGNWGSTISKIVAENAKLHSNLFEEEVQMWVYEEEVTIPSTSKNYDAAAGHDEPQKLTSIINNYHENVKYLPGVTLPSNLVANPSLVDAVRDASILIFNLPHQFIGKACDQMRGNILPYARGISCIKGVNVSDDGVSLFSEWIGDGLDIYVGALSGANIASEIAAEKWSETTIAYDPPLTDSRAPTPRSDSPQPAQPTVTVTDVPAVVHRDARGRASKTKLTGVPAEYPPLDHDSFRTLFHRPYFHVQMVSDVAGVSLGGALKNIVALAAGFVDGRGWGDNAKAAIMRIGLMEMVRFGKEFFGETVQSATFTETSAGVADLITSCSGGRNFRCARKAVEKGISVDEVERQELNGQKLQGTTTAYEVNSFLKARGLERDYPLFTAVNDILRGKKQVDDIPELVATLDD comes from the exons ATGGCGGGCTCTGCATTGCTGGGCGGCCACAGCAAGAAGCACAaggtcaccgtcgtcggatcCGGAAACTG GGGATCGACCATTTCCAAGATTGTGGCGGAGAATGCAAAGCTTCATAGCAACCTcttcgaggaggaggtcCAGATGTGGGTgtacgaggaggaggtgacGATCCCATCGACGTCCAAGAActacgacgccgccgcgggcCACGATGAGCCCCAGAAGCTCACGTCCATCATCAACAACTACCACGAAAACGTAAAGTACCTCCCCGGAGTCACGCTCCCGTCCAACCTCGTCGCCAACccgtccctcgtcgacgccgtccgcgACGCCTCCATCCTCATCTTCAACCTCCCCCATCAATTCATCGGCAAGGCCTGCGACCAGATGCGCGGCAACATCCTGCCGTACGCGCGCGGCATCAGCTGCATCAAGGGCGTCAACGtgtccgacgacggcgtcagcCTCTTCAGCGAGTggatcggcgacggcctcgacatcTACGTCGGCGCCCTCAGCGGCGCCAACATCGCGAGCGAGATCGCGGCCGAGAAGTGGTCGGAGACGACCATCGCCTACGACCCGCCCCTCACGGACAgcagggcgccgacgccgcggtCCGACAGCCCGCAGCCGGCGcagccgacggtgacggtgacggacgtgccggccgtcgtccaccGCGACGCGCGGGGCCGCGCCTCCAAGACGAAGCTGACgggcgtgccggccgagtaCCCGCCGCTCGACCACGACAGCTTCCGCACCCTCTTCCACCGACCCTACTTTCACGTCCAGATGGTCTCGGACGTGGCCGGCGtctcgctcggcggcgccctcaAGAACAtcgtcgccttggccgccggcttcgtcgacggccgcggctGGGGCGACAACGCGAAGGCGGCCATCATGCGCATCGGCCTCATGGAGATGGTGAGGTTCGGCAAGGAGTTCTTTGGCGAGACGGTCCAGAGCGCGACCTTTACCGAgacgtcggccggcgtcgccgacctcaTCACCTCCTGCTCGGGCGGCCGAAACTTTCGCTGCGCCCGCAAGGCGGTCGAGAAGGGCatcagcgtcgacgaggtcgagaggCAGGAGCTCAACGGCCAGAAGCTGCAgggaacgacgacggcctaCGAGGTCAACAGCTTCCTCAAGGCCCGCGGCCTCGAGAGGGACTACCCGCTCTTCACCGCCGTCAACGACATCCTCAGGGGCAAGAAGCAGGTCGACGACATTCCGGAGCTCGTCGCCACTCTGGATGACTGA